In the genome of Massilibacillus massiliensis, one region contains:
- a CDS encoding LysR family transcriptional regulator, which yields MNTNDLIALKMVYEEGSITKAAARLYISQPSLTYRLKRLETDFGVKILNRHSDGSVLTAQGEYIHQCAEKMLDMIALTKDYVGSMEATVHGTLQLGVSHIFAQYKLSPLIRKFKERFPGIEINLKTELSSQLVSLLEKDEVDVAILREKRSWLGKVHFLQKEPVCLVSLQPIRMDDLPSQPWIQYNASIEAKLEWENWWKEHFSCSPRVIKVHNRETCLQMVSNGLGWALIPEICLKNQRALFSCLATGKNGSIISRNTCLIYKDSSLEHPTVDTFVKYILDEYKCE from the coding sequence ATGAATACCAATGATCTAATCGCTTTAAAAATGGTTTATGAAGAAGGCAGCATCACAAAAGCAGCTGCTCGTCTTTACATTTCACAGCCATCGCTTACTTATCGGTTGAAAAGGCTAGAAACAGATTTTGGAGTTAAAATATTAAATCGACATTCTGACGGGTCGGTTTTAACTGCACAAGGTGAATATATACACCAATGCGCAGAGAAAATGCTGGATATGATTGCTTTGACAAAAGATTATGTCGGAAGTATGGAAGCCACCGTCCATGGAACTTTGCAGCTGGGGGTTTCTCACATATTTGCGCAATACAAACTTTCGCCTTTAATCAGAAAATTTAAAGAGCGTTTTCCTGGAATTGAAATTAATTTAAAAACGGAGCTAAGTTCGCAACTCGTTTCTCTCTTGGAAAAAGATGAAGTTGATGTGGCAATTTTGCGAGAAAAAAGGTCTTGGTTGGGTAAAGTGCATTTTCTTCAAAAAGAGCCTGTTTGTCTTGTTTCTTTACAACCCATTCGTATGGATGATTTGCCGTCGCAGCCGTGGATTCAATATAATGCAAGTATAGAAGCAAAGCTGGAATGGGAAAATTGGTGGAAGGAGCATTTTTCTTGTTCTCCTAGAGTTATAAAGGTTCATAATCGAGAAACTTGTCTGCAAATGGTATCCAATGGATTAGGATGGGCGCTGATTCCGGAAATCTGCTTAAAAAATCAGCGTGCTTTATTCAGTTGTTTAGCGACAGGGAAAAATGGAAGTATTATCTCAAGAAATACCTGCTTAATTTATAAAGATAGCTCGTTGGAACACCCAACAGTGGATACTTTTGTTAAATATATTTTAGATGAATATAAATGTGAATAA